The window AGAGCCTCTTggcctccttctccttctcacATCTCTCACAAGCTGCTCTCTGCTTCGTCTTCCTCATCTGCAGTTCACACTGTTGTCTGTGGCCGAGCAGAAGATGTCAGCTGCTGTCGGCGTGCCTGAGAGTTTTGTGGCaagaaaagctgcaggacagacagTAAAGAAGGTAAGAAAGTTCAGACCACAGATTTAATGTTGGAGAcgttcaggttttatttaatcgTTTTTGAGACGTGACCTGTGAAATGTACTCGAACCTGACTGTAAAGAGAGAATCACAAACACGAACACGCATCCATGAAAtcaaagatgaagaccagaAGCTGCGCAGGTGAACGCAGAGTGATGGAGGAAGGATCTGGGTATGTGATGTGTGGCCGCAGGTTTGGAGGTCTGTTAGAAGCTCAGATTAAAACGCGCTGAACGCTTCCACACAGATTAAAGCTTCAGTACAGGATAAAAAcatccagcttcactgtgaaatCTCACAGAGTGCTGCTGTTTCCCCTaatccagttaaaaaaaacgaaacaaaaaaaaaaactggatgaCTTTACCAAATCTGGATCAGCAATACTTTACCTGGGCGGCAGGCGCCAAATTCACCAACATAAAAGAGCCTTAACTATTTGAATTTTACTAAGAGCTATTTCATCAGCAGTAATTCATTATTTTATCCACAACCTTTAAAATTCTTTCATACAGGTGCTGCATGAAATAAACaactggggtggctgtagcttaagtggcagagcaggtcagccactaatcacaaggttggtggttcgatcccaagCTGCCTCCtgggctgcatgccaaatattcttgggcaagatactaaccccatgtttgcctactggtggtggtctgagggcccagtggcgccagtgtccggcagcctcgcctctgtcagtgcgccccagggcagctgtggctacaatgtagcttgccatcaccagtgtgtgaatgactgaatgtagtgtaaagcgctttggggtgcttagggactaagtaaagcgctatacaaatgcaggccatttaccataaacAACTGCACGACCACAAAAGAGCTGCTGCTGTTAGCAAGCAAAGCAGGTTGGAAACAGGAAGCAACTTTCTGCACTGCCGTTATGCTTTTACTCCCCTGAACCTGACCGGTCACAGGAGAAACTAAAATatgaccagcagagggcagcaaacatcatcatcatcatcatcatttatttatttatatagcactttaaaaacacacctggtagactaaagtgctgtacaatactaatatgcacatagtaataaaaaaacaaaaacaaaaatcagttacccacagagttaaaagccagggaataaaaataggtttttaatAAAGACTTAAAAACTGGCACTGATGTAGCCTGTCTAATATGGAGAGGAAGGTTATTCCAAAGCATCGGCGCTGCAACAGAGAAGGCTCGGTCTCCTCTAAGTTTCAGCCGTGACTTTGGGACCAAAAGCAGCAACTGCTCAGCTGACCGAAGGGAACGAGTGGGGACGTGGGGCTTCAACAAGTCAGACAAATAAACAGGACAAACAAACATCAAGAGCATTGATTAAACTGTTCTCTACTGTGATGGCCTTTAGTATTCTTCATTCATAACACACAGCTCAGTTTAATGTAGATCTCATAGCTTTAAATTTAATGAATAAAAACGCAAATCCTGAATATTTATACATGTATATCACATGTATGAAATACAGTGCTCCATAAATAATCATCACTGtatgaaaatatattattatgTTAATATAGTATTTAATACACAGTGTAATGCAGTTTGTAGCACGGTCTATCAGTTCTAGTTTTCTTGTTTGATTAACTCTggagtttttatttcatgtttccaTCCTGAATCCAGCCCTCTGCTGGAATCACAGTAATCCTGATCCTGTTCCAATAAGCAACAAAAACTGGAGTTTTGAtctgaatttgttttttgttttttaaaaaagctgtaTTGGCTCATCTGATTTAATCTGATCATGTAATCCTGTTTTCCCTTTGAACTGCTGGATTTCAGGGTCTGATCTGATCTGATGGGATTAATCCTGCCAGATTAGTTTTGAACTGCCGAGCTCAGGTGTGATGTGTAggggtgggtttaaaaaaatcgATTTTCCGATTCAAATCAATTTTAGCTTGACTAAAGACGTAACCACAAAGCGCTGACATGCCGTCGGTGCTGAAAGCcgacatctcacagattctgaagctgGAGGTTTTgtcactctgaccaaaattcactgaaccagcagcaaaagaagatccaaactacactTCACATTGTCATGAATTCTCtcttatttttgctgttttgcttccaccacggtAAAATCACACTCCCCCCCCTGTATTTCAAGAACAGTTTACCatcaaaaatctctgttttctgcattatttgttgcttattacgcaccagtctactgtcgtttacagcgctgtcagcctctgtttttttgtttgtttgtttttccaaaaaTGATAACATccaacaagaaagcctaatttctgctgttcaataccaaagaaatgtaaaattttacaaatgatgccaaattgcaaaacacTTCTATGTCTCTAATTAAACCTCTATGACTTTGCTCTGCATCACTTCAGTAGCGTcgggtaatgttcatatgttgattcatggttttcttccgtttttgttctactgcaaaatatttttaaggcggtcatctgctataaaaagacaGGCCGGGAAAATCTCcatcatgtttttctgtgttttatcctcagttactttgacacaaaggcatctgctgtgacgcttacacctctgatgaagtctcacaagtgtcagtactgacaaatgatcagaattataatatttctgactgtctgagtcaAAATTAAATCGAATCGATTATAGAAATCGGTGATGATACCCAACCCTTGTGATGTGACAGACTCAGGCCGTTCCCTTACTCCAGCTCCACCCTCCAGAGGTGGATGTTTGCAccttaaaaacaggaaatgttaaTGTTGTTTGCATGGCACAAATCAAAAGGTTAAAGGTCGTGACTTTTTTCCACATGCTCCTTTAAATGGTGAGGAAGTAAAAATGAGAAGCAGAGACAGACGTAAAGCACGAGCAGGCAACTGTGAATAATAATGACACAGTAAAGACACGTCGGAGGGGGAAGTAGAAACAGAGTCACTTCCTGTTGAGGGTCACAGACGTGCCTTTCTCAAAGGAGGTGAGTGGCGACCCGACGCCATCGTTTCTGCTGCATGTTGTTGTGATGTCAGTTTAATCGTTTCACTGAAACTTACTAACATCGAAAATCATGACTCGAGTTCAGCCTGGTCCGCCTGCTCCATGAACGCTGGATATGACAAGTGTGATCTTTGAATTTGACCTGACAAGTGGTGCAGGTGATGAAGGTAGATTATGATGACGTCATAATCTTTTTGCTCTCTGAACTTTGTGATCGAACCCCCCCGCTCAGCAGCGTGCTCTGTTTGTTTCAGGGCGTGAACTTGGCGGCGGTGAGGAGGATGTACCTCGCTCTTGTTCTCTTCTCGCTGCTGAAGGAAACGGACGTCTGGAGCGTCTCTGAGCGTTTCCAGCTGAGCCGTGGCTTCGTGCAGACGCTGCTCGGCTCCGCCTCCGCCTTCTGCTCCTGTGTGCTGCACTTTGCTGAGGTACCACTGGAGTTTACCCAGAGGTCATACCAAAATGGGCAGGCTGAAGGTGAGCCAGCAGGTGTGTCTCAGGTGAGATGGTGATGCTCTGATGTTTCTGTGTCTCAGGAGCTCGAGGAGTTCTGGCCGTTCAGAGCGCTGCTCGCCGAGCTGACGCGGCGCCTCAGTTACTGCGTGAAGGCGGAGCTTATCCCTCTGATGGAGGTGGCCGGAGTCCTGGAGGTGAGACATCTTCTTCAcctgctttcttcttcttctttttctttttctcctcctgcatccttTTCTTACTGTGTGCTCGTGTGACATCATTGAAACACGTTAAGAGTGATGAGTTTCCGCACCGTCACAGTTCGGggtgatgacatcatcagtctGTTGTCAGCTTGGagagtttacaaaaaaaaaacatgttctgttgttttgtgacattttccctctctctgctcAGCGCACGTCAACACATCAGCGCTCGCATCCTCTGCTGTCACTCGATTCTACTTCCTGCCCAAGTGCACATTAGAGCTCCAGTAGACTCCCATGTCTATGTAATAAACACGTGAGTTTGTGGACCACAGGAAGTGGACCATTTCAGCAGTTACTTATCACATGAACACCATCTTCATCCACCTCAGCTcaggttttattttgtaaaaggGTTATTACAGCTTTAAGTTCCTTCCTGTCAGCTTTCATTGATCCTGTTAGCATCCATTCTTTCTTCTTCGTCTCTTTATTGATGTTTCTGAAAGCAGCCCTggaggtgtacctaatgaaggtCAGGGAGAATGTTCAGGTTCTGTGTCTTCGCTCCGTCATGTTAACGTGTTAAATGTCCCATCATGGCTGTAAAGTTTTACTTTATCTCACTGTGACGTAAAAGCTCAGAAGGATTTAGGCCACAGCTTTCTTCTCTGAAGATCGCTGATGCATCCGGCTCCCTCACACTTCACTTTATTAAACTCCGTTTAGAtcactttttatattttggtttaAAAACGCTGCAGAGGGGAGCCAGATGTTTCTCATGTCGGCTTATTCCACTCAGCCTGATTAATCAGATTCACTCTGGAGACGTTCAAACTAAAAGGTCACGTTTCAGGATtatttgaactttattttgtagaCATATTTAAACTCGCTACAGGAAGTGCGTCCTGTGCTGAATGTGGTGTGTTAATGGTTCTGAGAGAGCATAAGTGCTGCTGACACCTCCGTGAGCAGGAGGTGGTTCAGGGCGGTTGTTATTCGGCTCACGGCCCGTCCCACCTCTCCTCTGCCAGATGTTTCGCTTTTGTCCCAGTCACCGCTGACTCATCGGTGAACGTGCTGAGCTGATGTTCGTGTCAGCAGGTTAAAGAGAAATGGGCGGCGCTTGCAACCCTGAGGTGTCCCATGCTCGACGTTTCTGAATCAAGGGAACAGTTTTATTCAACGTGAAAAGGTTTTTTTGCTTCAGGTGATTTTAAGTGAGAACCATCTGAGCCTCCATAGCTTCTCCATGTCCTCTGCCTCAGCTGAAGCTCTGACAtcacctcttttttttcctgcagtcgAGAGCAAAGCAGCTGTACGCTGCCGGCTACAAGACGCTGACTCACCTGGCGAACGCCGACCCAGCCGCTCTCTGCACAGCCATCCAGAACCTGTACAGGAAACAGGCCAATCAGATCGTGGCATCGGCCAAGGTGAGACTGTCCTCAGAGATCACGCCCACACGAGCTGATCACCGTACCTGAAATCGGCGCGAGTACTGATGGTGTTAAATGACTGATGTGATGCTCTGTGGAGCTGACAACACTCACAGTCGGTCTCCGTGTTTGATGACATTACAGTGTgaagaaacactgaaacagGAAGTTTAACTGTGAACTTCTTTGTTTCAGATGCTCGTGAGTGAGAAAGCCGCAGCTCTGCAGGAGGAAGTGGATGAACTGCTGGCGCCGCCCTCTGACCTGCCACAGCTCTGACATCTTCTCAGGAGTTCTGCCCTCTTTGAAGACTTCTGATCTCACTGTGACATCATTTCTTATTAAAGTAACTGGGATGTCCTCGCCGTGTCTGTGTCAGAAgcttcacttcctgttctcCTCACCTTCTTTGAGCAATTCATTGCGTTCTTATTTTGTCGTCTGTACTTCTTGTTATCACACTGAGAACACAAAGGTCATTTTCTACTCGTTAGAGAAGGTTTCAGCTTCACCTGAGCAGTGTGAGTGTGTCAGGTGAGCTCAAGTGAGTCTGTTTCAACCTTAGGTGCCATCAGCAGGAAGCTGTCAGCTGTTTTTGCCATGACATCATCATGTCTTCACCTCCGTCGCACACAGAATATGTCAGTCTGATGGAGGGCGACCTGCACCTGATGGTTCACTGCTTTGAGAAAACGACTCATTGCTGTGACTTTTCTCATTTTAGtaaattttaaacattaaatatttaaactttattttctgtctgtgttttttgggCATTTATTTATTCTGGAAACTGAAAATAATTTGTCTGCTACATCAGACAGCTGacctaccaaaataaaagcatgtgtcatcaaataaaaaatgtgtaatctgtttttatttgcagtggattcatttgatttttaattttagtttgtttggttAAGTCGAACTGTTTCCATTTTTGATGAtatatttttgacatttttatcttatttggAAGATTTTGGTGTTCTTTAGATGTGTTCAtatttttcaacattttaatcTACATTTTAGgtcatctgatttttttttgtctttaaatataaaaatatttaaaaaggttgttttttttgggggggggggggggagtttaaaaaaatcatgaatTCTGAGGACATAAATTTGAGTCTTttgattaatttaatttagtGTTGGTTTGGGGGCTGTGGTCTCATATGTGTTTGTGGgacattttattaatatttaatttaatttttgactttttgtcataGTTTCGTTTTTTTAAGCATTAAatatttatgtgtatttttactgagttttgTATTCGTGGGATAGTTCATGCGTGTTTCTGTCACGGTAACATGTTCGCAGGTTTCTTCGTTTCTGGCTCGTTATTAGATGAATATTAATTTCAGGTCATTGATCACTGATTGATTGATGGAGTGTCGTCTCTCGTGATTCCTGGTGAAATGTTGGACCTGCATATAACTTCGTGGCTTGTGGTCCCGGTCGTTCTGTGTGCGCGCACGAGGAcgtgaaacaggaagtgtgacaGACATGAGGCTCGCGCTGCTGCTGTGCGCGCTCTGCTGCACCGGGACTCTGGTATGCGGAACCGGAGGATCCCGGCTCCCTGATGGACCCCCCGGGGAGCCGGACCGGGACCCCGGTCTGGGTTTGGGCGTGGACGTGTCGGCCCCTCTGCGACGCGTGGATCCGCGCTTTCTGTCCGTGACCATCGACGCGAGTCTGGCTTCACAGGAGAGCTTCGTGTGGCTACTGAGGTGAGCTCTGACTCTAATCCACCGACGATTGTCCCGTTAAACAGGAGACACCGGGTTAAAACAGAcgggaggtcagaggtcacaaaaTCAAAAACTCTAAGTAACAAAACTTTCAAACttttgtttcactttcaaaTCTGATCCTGAGTCAGTTCACCTGAAACCTGTTAGCTCCTCCTCCCGCAGTCTCAGACCAGGTGAGCATCACTTGCAGTTCAAGTTTGgacttcaaaaaataaaaatctgaaccTGATTTAAAAGGTTTAAAGGATTGAGAAGTAAGGTGATCCTGAGTCAATCCAGGTTTCACTTCTGTTTCCAGAGTGCGCATGGGAATTCCCAGAGTTCCTGTTTCAGCAGGAGCACACCCGAGAACCACAAACACTCTTAGATCTGAGAATAACCCTCGTAACCTGATCATCTGAAATAAAACTGCTGTAAATTTGAACTTTGAATCTCGACAGCCAAACTTAGATtcatgtttctctgtgaatCCGACACGTTTGTGCTCCGGGAATAAACTCGAGCTCCAAAATCCCTTCTGTTTCAGTAACATGATGAATGTGAGATAATCAGCAGAGATCTCTGCATGTGGAAACCAGAGGTCACGAGTAAAATCATTTCCAAAGTCTCAAAACCAGGAAAGGAAATAAAGTTAAAGTCACATGTTTGTAGTCAAAACGGTTGACCAACTTAAAAACTATGACATCAGAGTTATTCTTCGTAATCCTTCAGGAGTTGtgacaacaaaataatttcaaaacTTAGATTTCAGATCAAAGATCAAAGTGAGACAGAGCTGGGGTCGTTTAAAACCAGCAGGTTTCGGTGCTTTGACCCGCGAATATTTCCGAGCATTCTTTGATGTGAAGTGCATGCTGCTGTCAGTGCagcagtgcatcatgggagtgACTCTGAGGTTTCTCTGCAGCTCTCAGAGGATGAGGACGCTTGCAGCAGCTCTGAGTCCGGCCTTCCTGCGATTTGGGGGGACGCGGCAGGACTTCATGGTGTTTGAGCCTCACAGGAGGCAACAGTGGGAGGAGCCTCAGGACGCTGCAGGTAAACACGATCACCTTGTGACCTCTCTGACATCACACTGATCTGGAACAGattgatttctttgttttatttacaggaaatgatttttttaatgtgtcatgtgattcttttgtttttagtctAAGTTCAGGTTGAAGACTTTTTCTTCTTATTCAGTTTTTAAGTGTTGAAGCTTTTAAATAGTTGAAATGTGAGTCTCTGACTTCCTGACCTCTCTGTGACCGTTGAAACTCCCAGGTGAGTCATGTGATCAGACTTTCCTACCCCCGTGGATGGAGGAGCGTCTGAAGTGCGACTGGGCAAAGCAGAAGCTGGTCCTGATGAAGGAGGACCTGCTGAGTACATACAGGAGCTTCTTCTTCACAGGTGAGTCCTGATGCCTGTCAGGCGTTGCCATGGAGATGCCACCCGTCCTCTGACTGTCGTCTCCCTCTCAGAGCTCACCGTGGACCAGCTGCATGCCTTCGCCAACTGCTCTGGCTTCCAGCTCATCTTCGGCCTGAATGCTCTGCTCAGGATGGCCGACAACAGCTGGAACAACAGCAACGCTGCCCTGCTGCTGCAGTACTGCCAGTCCAGACATTATGGGATGTCCTGGGAGCTCGGAAACGGTACGACTCCTTCTCTGATCAGCTGATAATCAATAATCACAGAGCCTCAATCAGCGTTTTTTCTTGAGTCTGTGACCTGCTTATTTAGGCCTGCAGATTTTATTctgccttttattttgaaatgctgCTCAGAGTGATGTGTGTTTCCTACCACCTGATCAAACCCGTAAATCAGAGCATCAGTAACAGGCTGACACTGTTAGTGTAAAATCTTCTCaggctccttcttcttctttcttctgctttctgtGATAATATCTGGCATAACGCTGCGGTTTCTTATCCAatgtttcagtttcacttcctcGCCTTCATGTGGCGTGACGCTCAGACAGGAAGTCACCTTTCTTCTTCACATGATCTCTAATCAAGGTGATCTCTAATCAGAGCCAAACAGCTTCGAGAAGAAGGCCGGGATCCGGGTGGATGGGCATCAGCTCGGGCTGGACTTCATTCGTCTCAGGAAGATGATGTCAGAGTCCAAACTGTACCAGGATGCTGGGCTGTATGGGCCGGACGTTGGCCAGCCGAGAAACCACCACGTAGACTTACTGGACGGgtgagaggtcaaaggtcaccgtACAGAGACAGCTCATGAAAAGTTTCTGCTGTCAACACAAAAGAACATaaaatgtttggaaaaaaaaaattacattttttttttcaatgaatttttttcctcacatgAAATTTTGCGTTACTAATTTTTGAAAACAAgacacataataaaaaaatgaacttttttactttatttctctctgttttcagGAATTTTATTCACTCTGCTCCTCCTCTGTCATGAGCTGACATATTCTGaagttttcagctttttgaTCTGATCTGATGTTTTAACGTCTCTCAGATACCAACGATGCAGACAAACCTAAAACTTTTTATTAAAGGGAAGCAGCTGATTTTTGTGCTCTAACTGAGTTACAGAGTCACATGTGAGCTTTAGTCTGCAGGAATAAGACAGAAAACAACTTAATTACTGAGCTGACGCTGCCGATTTATCCATGAATTCTTTTGACTGTTGCAGATTCCTGCAGACTGGAGCCGAGGCCATCGACGCCTGTACCTGGCACCAGTGAGTTCACCCTCACTTTATTTACTCTGAAATGTAATTTCTGAGTTAAGTCTACTCTCACAACATAATGCATGCAGTCACAAGCGACGTGCATAAAAACTTTGGATTTTAACTGTAAATGTGAAAATTGTCACATTTACAGTCATTTACAGCCTGAAAGCTTCTCTGTCCATCGGAGGAAATTAAAAGTTTATGCACTCCTACTGACAGTGAGATACTTTTCccatgcttttattgtgaaactgCAAATGTACATATCAGTCAGAGACTGTTCAGAACAAATTATTTAGCATTTGTAACACAAATCTTGTTGCAAGGAAACAGAATGTCAAAGTTATTAAAACTTAACAAAATTCTAATATTTTTAGTCCAACCGACATTCAGTGGATATAAAGTGTCTGTATGCTCCCATAAAGACAACAAAACCAACATAAATCTGTCTCCAAATGTTTGTTTGAAGTCTCctaattttgaatttattaaacCATAAATTCAGAAAATAGTTTTGGACTTATTAAGTTGAAAGTTGGTCATAAAGCATCAATACTTTCTTCAGAAAGTCCAAATTTCTGAATCataatcagacaagaagagatTTAAGTCAAGATAAGATTATTATTCATCATCCACACTGACAGTTAGTTTGGGTGATAAATTAGGCTTAACAATGATCACATCAtccacaaacagctgagcaCTGGTTGAGACCAGCAGTGGTCCTAAACTCGAGCCCTGAGGCACACCTGATTTAATTTTAAAGGATATCAGTGACACCTCGGCCTGAAACACTGTTCTTTTATTCCCAAGCCTTCATGCTGGTTTACTGCTGTGAATGCTTCATTCATAACTCATAAAATAAACTTGTTCTGCTGTTTGTCAGTTATTACGTGAACGGCAGAGACACGTCTGTGAAGGACTTCCTGGATCCTGAAGTCCTGGACTCACTGGCGTTAAAGACCAATGAAGTCATGAAGGTAATGCTGTGCTGTGTGCCAGCAGCTCTGTGCTGGGTGTGTTCGGAGTTTCACCGGGTTTGTTTCTTCTCATCCGGCTCAGAAAGTGAAGCTGGCGTCTCCGGGGAAGTCGGTGTGGCTCGGAGAGACAAGCTCGGCGTACGGAGGAGGAGCTGCAGGACTGTCAGACACGTTCGTCGCAGGATTCATGTGAGTCCCTCATGTCTGCCCTGCTTTAGTCTTCTCTCTGAACATCATGAACGTCGTGTTGTATTCAGCCAGACCTTCAGTCAGACCTGAAACATAAAGCCATCATGAAGGCATTCTGGCATGAGCTCAGAGACCATTTCCTCGTAGTCTTCTAGACCTCTGGACCTCGTTGGTGTTTTTCAgactgatttctttctttcagtaAACGATTTTTATTCTGctgaatgtgtttttctgtggaTGAACATTTCTGCTCTCAGCATCTCTGAAACACACTCAAATATCTCTGAGTCGCTGCTGAGATGTCTCCATGCTGGGAATCTGTGCAGGTGGCTGGATAAATTAGGCCTGGGAGCAGCGCTCGGCCTGGATGTCGTGATGAGGCAGGTGCTCATCGGCTCTGGGAGTTACCACCTGGTGGACGACAACCTGGATCCTCTTCCTGTAAGACAGAGTCAGGTTGATTCTCTCAAATATTCCAGCTACgctttcatgttttttacaTGTGCAAAATCATTTTAAGAGTTCCTCCTTCCTACACTCAGATTGGATGTTATTGCTTAATTTTGTCCACTTTGGCAcatcaaattaattaaaaacataaacggACATGTTTAGCACAGACTCAGTGAGTTCATTAACTGATCATTTGTCAGAAAATGTATGTTAATCTGATCAAATCAGGACCTTCACACTCATACTGAGCGTTAACGTGGCTGAAATAAGCTACTGTTAGTTTATGTGCTCGATGCATTTCCAGATCTTCACAGTTTGTCGTTGTCCAGTAAAGATCGTGTCCTCTTTCAGGATTATTGGCTGTCTGTTCTCTACAAGAGGCTGGTTGGACCGGAGGTTTTAAAGATTCAAGTG is drawn from Pelmatolapia mariae isolate MD_Pm_ZW linkage group LG7, Pm_UMD_F_2, whole genome shotgun sequence and contains these coding sequences:
- the hpse gene encoding heparanase gives rise to the protein MRLALLLCALCCTGTLVCGTGGSRLPDGPPGEPDRDPGLGLGVDVSAPLRRVDPRFLSVTIDASLASQESFVWLLSSQRMRTLAAALSPAFLRFGGTRQDFMVFEPHRRQQWEEPQDAAGESCDQTFLPPWMEERLKCDWAKQKLVLMKEDLLSTYRSFFFTELTVDQLHAFANCSGFQLIFGLNALLRMADNSWNNSNAALLLQYCQSRHYGMSWELGNEPNSFEKKAGIRVDGHQLGLDFIRLRKMMSESKLYQDAGLYGPDVGQPRNHHVDLLDGFLQTGAEAIDACTWHHYYVNGRDTSVKDFLDPEVLDSLALKTNEVMKKVKLASPGKSVWLGETSSAYGGGAAGLSDTFVAGFMWLDKLGLGAALGLDVVMRQVLIGSGSYHLVDDNLDPLPDYWLSVLYKRLVGPEVLKIQVLSEFGRSKRVRMYLHCTNRKSYRRGAVTLMSMNLGKTPARISVPAVFSNSTVEAFVLESEQPGEEGLYSRSVKLNGEVLMMVDDKTLPELRGKLFLPAHHLQLPAYSLAFFVLPDAQAPACS